GGAACGGGACCAGCGGCTCGTAGCCGAGCTCGTTCTGGATCTTGGAGATGTCGACGGAGTAGCGCAGGTCGTGACCGAGCCGGTCGGCGACGCGGTCGACGTACGACCAGTCCCTGCCGGTGGCGTCGAGCAGCAGCTGGGTGAGCTCCTTGTTGGTGAGCTCGGTGCCGCCGCCGATGTTGTAGATCTCGCCGGCGCGGCCGTTCACGAGCACCATCGCGATGCCGCGGGTGTGGTCGTCGACGTGCAGCCAGTCGCGGATGTTGTTTCCCTCGCCGTACAGCGGGACGTGCTTGTCGTCGATCAGGTTGGTGACGAAAAGCGGGATGACCTTCTCGGGGAAGTGGTACGGGCCGTAGTTGTTCGAGCAGCGCGTGATCGACAGGTTGAGGCCGTGCGTGCGGAAGTAGCTGCGGGCGAGGAGGTCGCTGCCGGCCTTCGACGCCGAGTACGGGGAGTTCGGCTCCAGCGGGCGGTCCTCGGCCCACGAGCCCTCCGCGATCGAGCCGTAGACCTCGTCGGTGGAGACGTGCACGAAGCGCTCGACCTTGTTGCGCAGCGCGGCGTCGAGCAGCTGCTGGGTGCCGAGGACGTTGGTCTCCACGAAGATCGACGCGTCGCGCACCGAGCGGTCGACGTGCGACTCGGCGGCGAAGTGCACCACGGCGTCGATGGTGGGGAACAGCTCGTCGAGCAGGCCGCCGTCGCGGATGTCGCCCTTGATGAAGGTGTAGCGCGGGGAGTCGGCGACCGGGGCGAGGTTCGCCAGGTTGCCCGAATAGGTCAGCGCGTCGAGGACGACGACCTCGGCGCCCTCCAGGCCCGGGTAGGCGTCCTGCAGGGTGCGGCGGACGAAGTTGGAGCCGATGAACCCGGCGCCACCGGTGACGAGAATCTTCATACGGAGAGGCTGCTTTCTGTCGGTGAACCGGCGTCGAGTCTACCGTGAGGCCCCATTGGTAGACTCCACGGGTGCAGATCCGAGAACTTTCGATCCCCGACGCCTACGAGATCACCCCGGTGCAGCACGCGGACGACCGCGGCCTGTTCTTCGAGTTCTACCGGTTCGACCGGTTGGAGGAGGCGGTGGGCCATTCCCTCGACCTCAAGCAGGGCAACACGTCGGTGTCGCGCCGCGGCTCGGTCAGGGGAGTCCACTTCGCCGACATCCCGCCGAGCCAGGCCAAGTACGTCATGGCGCCGCGCGGCGCCGTGCTCGACTTCGTCATCGACATCCGTGTCGGCTCGCCGACGTTCGGCCAGTGGGACTCCGTGCTGCTCGACGACACCGACCGCCGCGCCATCTATGTCGCGGAGGGCCTCGGCCACTGCTTCGTCGCGCTGACCGACGACGCGACCGTCAGCTACCTGGTGACCGACGTGTACAGCCCGGGACGCGAGCACGGGATCAACCCGCTCGACGGCGACATCGCGCTGGAGTTCCCCGTGCCGGCGGACGACCTCCTGCTCTCCGCCAAGGACACCGACGCCCCCGGCCTCCTGCAGGCGAAGGACAGCGGCCTGCTTCCCACCTGGGATGCGGCACGCGCCTTCTACGCCTCGCTGAACGACAAGTAAGGACGACCCCACACCATGCGCGGAATCATCCTCGCCGGCGGCTCCGGCACCCGGCTCTGGCCCATCACCAAGGGCATCTCCAAGCAGCTCATGCCCATCTACGACAAGCCGATGGTCTACTACCCGCTGTCGACGCTGATGATGGCCGGGATCAACGAGATCCTCATCATCACCACCCCCGAGTACAACGAGCAGTTCCGCGCCCTCTTCGGGGACGGCTCGCAGCTCGGCATCCGGCTGGAGTACGCGGTGCAGCCGTCGCCGGACGGGCTCGCGCAGGCGTTCATCATCGGCGAGGAGTTCATCGGCGACGAGTCGGTCGCGCTCGTCCTCGGCGACAACATCTTCCACGGCACCGGCCTCGGCTCGTCGCTGCGGCAGCACAACGACATCGACGGCGCCCTGATCTTCGCCTACCAGGTGAGCGACCCGACCGCCTACGGCGTGGTCGAGTTCGACGACAACTTCACCGCGGTCTCCATCGAGGAGAAGCCGGTACGGCCCAAGAGCAAGTACGCCGTCCCCGGCCTGTACTTCTACGACAACTCCGTCGTTCAGATCGCCAAGACCATCGAGCCCAGCGCGCGCGGCGAGCTGGAGATCTCGACGGTCAACGAGCGGTACCTGGAGTCCGGGAAGCTGCAGGTCCAGGTGCTGGACCGCGGCACCGCGTGGCTCGACACCGGGACATTCGAGTCGATGATGCAGGCCTCCGAGTACGTGCGCGTGATCGAGGACCGCCAGGGCTTCAAGGTCGGCTGCGTCGAGGAGGTCGCCTGGCGGGCGGGCTGGATCGACGACCAGCGTCTCGCAGAGCTTGCCGCGCCGCTGGTGAAGAGCGGCTACGGCCAGTACCTCACCCGGCTGCTGGAGGGCTGACGCCCCTCGGCGCCGTGGGCCTCAGGCTCCCCGGCGCGTGAGGTAGGCGGCGCGCAGGTCCAGGCCCAGCCGCAGGATCCAGCGCAGCGGTGCCAGCAGTGGGCCGGAGTACTTGCGGCTCAGGTAGCGGTAGGCGCTGTCGTGGTGCGCGCGGATCATCTTGGCCGACTCCGTGGTCGTGGAGTGCGCCCCGGAGTGGACGACGCTGGTCGTCGGCAGGAAGAGCCGCTTCCAGCCGGCCTTCGCGAGCCGGTAGCCGAGGTCGACGTCCTCGAAGTACATGAAGTACCCCTCGTCGAACCCGCCGAGCTGGTCGAACGCGCTCCGGCGGACCATGACGCACGACCCGGACAGCCAGTCGACCGTGCGCGGCTCCAGCGAGCCGTCCTTGTGCGACAGGTACCGGCGGCTCCACGGGTTGCGCGGCCAGAGCGAGAAGAAGACCGCGTGACCGACGCCCGTCCGGAGCGAAGGGAAGGAGCGGGCTGACGGGTACGGCGTGCCGTCCACGTTGAGCACCCGGGGGCCGACGGCGCCGAGCTCCGGGCGGTCCTCCAGCGCCTGCACGAGGACGCGGACGGTGTCGGGGGAGAGCCGGACGTCCGGGTTGGACACCAGGATGTAGCGGACCTCGTCCGGGAGGGCCGAGGCGGCCGCGTTGACGGCGCCGCCGTAGCCGCGGTTCTCACCCACCTCGACGACCGTCGCGTCGTGCGCGGCCGCGATGGCCGTTGTCGCGTCGAGGTCGGCCGACAGGTTGTCGGCGATGTAGGTGTGCGGGGCGAGCTGGCCGCCGGCGACGGAGTCGAGGAAGCCCCCGAGCTCGCCGCTCGAGTTGTAGCTGACGGTGACGACGGCGGTCGCGCGGGAGGGGACGGGTGAGGACATCGCCCTCCAGCATAGATCGACAGCCTGCAAGGACCGGTGCGCGGGCGCGCCCGGACCATCGCAGCAGCACCGCCCGCTACAGCACCGCCGCCGCGAGCTCCTCGCCGATGCGTTGCGGGGTGGTGCGGGCGCGGATGCCGGCCATCGTGGCCAGCGCCCGCTGCCAGCGCGGACCGCCGAAGTCCGACTCGGCCTCGGTGAGGGCGTCGAGGATCTGCTGCTCGGAGACCGGGGCGTCGATCAGATACGGGTAGTCGCCGCCGAGCCAGCGCACCGCCTCCTGCTGGTCGCGCTGGATGAGCACCGGCGCGCCGCAGTGGGCCGCGGTGAAGCCTTTGAGGAACGGCTTGTAGTGGTCGAGCTCGCGGTGCAGGCGAACGGCGTAATGGAAGGAGTAGTCGCCGACGCGCCCGAGCCAGCCGGCATCCTCGCGGGAGGTGTCGATCGGGATGACGTCGACGGTCTCCTCGATCCGCGGGGTGAGCACGGCGTTCACGCTCTCGCCGAAGTAGCCGGCGCGGAACGCGTCGTGCGTCGGCTGCGTCGTGTCGAGCCGCGGGTCGACGTGGTGGTTGACCAGGGCGACCCTGGTGCCAGGGAAGGCGCGGCCGTACTCCTCGAACGCGGTCAGCGAGCTCGCCACGAGGACGTCGGCGAATCGGGCGGTGGTGCCGGGCGGCAGCTCGTCGACCGGGTCGAACAGGAGGCGGTTGCCGCGGCGCACCAGCTCGTCGAGCTGCACGGGGGTCGCGAGCTTGAGCGCCCCCTTCGTGAGGAAGACCGTCGAGTTGCGCACCGTGGAGCCGAGGGTCCTGACGTGCACGCTGTGTCCGCTGAGCTGCTCGCGCGCGAGGTCCGCGAGCTGGAAGCCCCGCATCACCGTCGATCCTGCTCCTCGGAACGGTTCGGCGTAGAGGAACACCAGGCGGGGCATGCGTCAACCCTATCGCGGCCAGGTGATATCGTCTTGGGGATCGTCTACCCGAAGGAGCCAGAACCAATGAGCGGACGTCGTGCTGTCTATACGGCGTTGCTGGGGGGATACGAGGAGCTGCTCGAGCAGCCGGTCGCGTCGCAGACGGACATCCCCTTCATCTGCTTCACCGACGACCCGGCGCTGACGAGCGAGACCTGGCGGATCGTGCTGGTCGAGCCGATGTTCCCGCTCGACCTCGTCCGCAGCCAGCGCGAGTTCAAGATCCGCGGTCACGAGGACGTGGCCGGGTTCGAGGAGACGCTGTACATCGACAACTCGGTGCTGCTGAAGAAGACCCCGGACGAGATCCTCGACGCGTGGCTGGCCGACGCCGACTACGGCGTGTCGCTGCACAGCTACCGGGAGCGCGTCATCGACGAGTTCGACGAGGTCGTCGCACTCAACTACGACGACGCCGCCCGGGTGCAGGAGCAGCTGCTGCACTACGCCGACCTCTACCCCGACCTCATCCAGCAGCACCCCTACTGGAACGGGATGATCGCCCGGCGCAACACTCCGCAGGTGCAGGCCGCGATGGAGCGCTGGTTCGACCACGTCCTCCGGTACTCGCGCCGCGACCAGCTCTCCGCGAACGTCACGCTCAGCCTGTCCGGGCTCCGCGTCAACGGCGTGGAGCTGGAGAACTTCGAGTCGGACCTGCACAGCTGGCCGGTCGAGGTCGCCCGCAAGATCCACCTGGGCAAGAACAACAAGCGCAACGCCGGGCCGCTGCTCGCCGAGGTCGCGCGCCTCAAGCGCGAGACGGCCGAGCTGTCCCAGCAGCTCGCCGACCAGGCGGACGACCACCGGTTGCTGGAGGAGACGCGTCGCGAGCTGCACGAGACGCACCTGACGGCCGCCCGCGAGCAGGCCAGGATCGAGGCGGAGTGGCGAGGCCAGCTCCAGGGAGTGCTGACCAGCACCTCGTGGAAGGCCTCCGCGCCGATCCGCTGGATCGGCGACTCGGCCAAGCGCATGCGGGCGAGAGGGATCAACGATTAGGGTCATCGTCACCGGCGGCGCCGGTTTCATCGGAAGCACACTGGTCTCCGCCCTGCTGGGGCGGGGCGACGAGGTGGTCGTCGTCGACGCGCTGACGCCGTACTACGACCCGGCGCTCAAACGTGCGGCGCTCGACGCCGTCGCCGGCCCAGGGCTGACGGTCGTGGAGGCCGACCTCAACACGCTCGACCTCGCGCCCGTCCTCGAGGGCGCCGACGCGGTCGTCCACCTCGCCGGCCAGCCGGGCGTGCGCAAGTCGTGGGGCGACGACTTCGTCGCCTACACGCGCGCGAACGTCGACGCCACTCAGCGGGTGCTCGAGTCGATCGTGCGGACGTCGCCCGGCACGCGGTTCCTCTACGCGTCGTCGTCGTCCGTCTACGGCCAGGCCGAGACGTACCCGACCCACGAGGAGATGCTGCCGCGCCCGCTGTCGCCCTACGGCGTCACCAAGCTGGCGGGGGAGCACCTGACCGGCCTCTACGCCGAGAGCTTCGGCGTGCAGACGGCCGCCTTCCGCTTCTTCACCGTGTACGGTCCGCGGCAGCGGCCGGACATGGCCTTCACGCGCTTCCTCGGCGCGGCGCGGGACGGCTCTCCGATCACCGTCTACGGCACGGGCGAGCAGATCCGCGACTTCACGTTCGTCGGCGACATCGTCGACGCCCTGATCGCCGGCCTGGACGCGACCTCGGCCCTGCCGCGGGTGATGAACCTGTCCGGCGGCAGCAGCGTCTCGGTCAACGAGGTGCTCGACACCATCGCCGCCGTGACCGGCGAGCGCCTGGACGTGCAGCGCCTGGACCCGGTGCGCGGCGACGTCTTCCGCACCGGCGGCGACAGCGCGCGGGCGCGCGAGGCCCTGGGCTGGGAGCCGAAGGTCGCGTTGGAGGAGGGCCTCCGCCGGCAGTGGGAGTGGATCCGCTCGCTCTGAGCGCCGGCCCCGGAGCGAGCAGGCTCGGAGCGAGCCGCCTCGGAGCGGTCAGCGTCAGCGCGCGCTGAGCCCGGACGGCACCTCTGCCTCGGCGCCGACGACCACCGCGGACGCGTCCAGCCGGACGATGCCCGAGCCGATCTCGTACGGCGCGATCTCGAACGTGGAGGCCGGCGTCAGCCGGTCGAGCGACGTCCCCGCGACCTCCTCGAGGCTGCCGCGCACCGAGTAGGTCCCAGCGCCGAGCGCGTTGCGGTCGATCACGAAGTCCACCTCGTGGAGGCCGGGATCGGCGGGGATCGTCGTCTCCAGCATCTTGGTGTTGAGGCCGTAGACGCCGAGGCCGGTCGCGGTCTCGATCGCGATGCCGGCGGCGAGCGGCTCCTGCTGCGCGGTGAGCCGGTAGCGGTAGCGGATCACCAGGTCCGACGCGGGCTCGAGCAGGATGGCCTCCGACTTGTCGGCCGGCTCGCGCGAGGTGTCGACGACCCCGGCCACGCGGGGCAGCGCCACGATGCTGTCGATGGTCGCCGTCTTCGGAGCGACCGTGCCGGGGTGGGCGGCGTCGTGGTCGATGCGCTGCTGCTCGAAGCCCTGGCGGAGGACGCGCAGACCCTCGGTGGGGCTGCCGTCGTGGATGAGGTGGCCGTGGTTGAGCACCACGACGCGGTCGCAGAGGCGGCCGACCTGCTCGGCGGAGTGGCTCACCAGTACGATGGTGCGGCCCTCGCGCTGGAACTCCTCGATCTTGTCCATGCACTTGCGCTGGAACGGCTCGTCGCCGACGGCGAGGACCTCGTCCACGAGCAGCAGGTCGGGGTCGACGTGCACCGCGACCGCGAACGCCAGGCGCACGTACATGCCGGAGCTGTAGAACTTGACCTGGGTGTCGATGAAGTCCTCGATGCCGGAGAAGTCCACGATGGCGTCGAAGTACTTGTCGGTCTGCTTGCGGGTCAGCCCGAGGATCGCGGCGTTGAGGTAGACGTTCTCGCGGCCGGTCAGGTCGGGGTGGAAGCCGGCGCCCAGCTCGAGGAGCGCGGCCATCCGGCCGCGGCGCGACACGGAGCCGCTCGTCGGCTCGATGATGCCGCCGATGACCTTCAGGAGCGTGCTCTTGCCCGAGCCGTTGTGGCCGACCAGGCCGACCGTCGAGCCCATGTCGATGTCGAGCGAGATGTCGCGGAGCGCCCAGAAGTCGTCACGGTGCTTGCGCGACGCGGAGAAGTTGAGGATGCGCTCCTTGAGCGACTTCTCCTTGTGCATGACGAAGCGCTTCGAGACGTCGTCGACGCGGATCAGGGGGATGTCGGTCACCGGTCAGATCTCCTGCGCGAAGTTGCCCTGAAGCCTGGCGAACGCGCGCTGCGAGAGCCAGAGGAGGATGAGGCTGACGCCGAGCATGATGACCAGGCGCAGCCCGAGCTGGCTGGGCCAGACCTGGGCGGTCGCGCCCGCGCCCTCCAGGCCGCCGGCCCAGAGCGCCTTCTGCATGCCGAGGACGGCGATGGTGACGGGGTTGGCGAGGTAGAGCTGCTCGATCCAGTTCCCGTGCAGCGCGTTGTGGACGAACGTGAACGGGTACACGATCGGCGAGGCCCAGAACAGCACCAGGAGGGCGATCTCGACGAAGTGCTGCGTGTCGCGCAGGTAGACGTTGACCGCGGAGAGCACGAGCCCGACCGCGGTGGCGAACACCACGAGCATCACGATCGACAGCGGAGCGAGCAGGAGCGTCACGCCGATCGGGAAGTGCGAGAGGACCAGGATGGCGATCACGAGCACGACGAGCTGGACCCCGAAGTTGAACAGCGCTCCGCCCACGCTGCTGAGCGGGAAGATCTCCCGCGGCAGGTAGACCTTCTTGACCAGTCCGCCGTTGCCGATGATGGAGCCCGTCGAGCTGGAGACGATCTCGCTGAACAGGCCCCAGATGGTCAGACCGGTGAACACGAAGATCGCGAAGTCCGGGGTGTTGCGGGCCGCGCCCAGCACCTGCCCGATCGCGAAGTAGTAGATGAGGAGCTGGATGAGCGGGCGCGCCAGGCTCCAGACCAGGCCGAGCGAGCTGTCCTTGTATCGGGCCTTGATCTCGCGCCTGACGAGCAGGCCGAGCAGCTCCCTGTGCGCCCAGACGTCGGCGATGGACCGTCCGCTCCCACGGAAGAAGCCCTGCTTCTGACTGATCGTCTGGAAAGGGGTCTCTTCGATGGCGAGCGCCCGGAGGTCGGCTGCGCTTGTACTCATCGTTCTCGTCCGCCTTCTCGTGTGAGCACCGGAAGCGGATGTTCCCGGCGATTGACAGAAGGTCATTCTAATCGCTGAGCGGGTGCGAACCTCGGTAGCGCCTGTGCGTGCAGCCCGGGGGCCGTAATCGGGTGCGACTAGACTTTGCGGGGTCCGTGGCCGAACGCAGTGGAAAAGACTTAAGGAACGAGACGAATGATGAAGAAGCGTCGACCGGGGGTCGTCTCCGTCGTACTGGTGAACTTCCGGGGCGCCGACGACACGATCGAGTGCGTCGCGGGCCTGCGTGCGCTGAACTGGCCGGCCGAGCTGCTGGAGATCGTCGTCGTCGAGAACGGCTCCGGCGACGACAGCCTGGAGAAGCTGCGCGCCCTCGGTGACGACATCGTCCTGATCGACTCCGGCGCGAACCTCGGATTCACCGGAGGCTGCAACCTCGGCGTCTCGAAGTCGACCGGAGAGTTCGTCGCGTTCCTCAACAACGATGCGAAACCTCACACCGACTGGATCCGCACCGCGATCGACACCTTCGCCACAGGCAAGGACATCGGCGCGGTCGCCAGCAAGGTGCTCGACTGGGACGGCACGGACGTCGACTTCGTCGACGGCGCCATCACCTGGTACGGGATGGGCTACAAGCCGCACGCCGGCGAGCAGGACCGTGGCTCCTGGGACACCGAGAAGGACGTCCTGTTCGGCACAGGCGCTGCGATGTTCATCCGCGCCGAGGTGTTCGAGCTGCTCGAGGGCTTCGACGACGACTACTTCATGTTCTACGACGACGTCGACCTCGGCTGGCGGCTCAACCTCGCCGGCTACCGCTTCCGGTTCCAGCCGGCGTCGCTGGCGTACCACAAGCACCACGCGTCGATGAACAAGTTCGGCAACTTCCGCGAGGAGTACCTCCTGGAGCGCAACGCGCTCTACACGCTCTACAAGAATCTCGGCGACGAGCTGCTGGACGACACCTTCGCCGCTGCGCTGCTCCTGGCCGTCCGCCGCGCCGTCGGGCGCGGGGGGATCGACTCGACGCAGTTCGACCTCCGCAACCCGGGCGGCGACGACCAGCGCACGCTGGAGGTGCCCAAGTCGACGATGGCGGGCGTCTTCGCGATCGACCGTCTCGTCGAGCTCCTCCCGGAGATGACCGACAAGCGGCGCGCCATCCAGGCGTCACGGGTGCGCACGGACCGCGAGCTCATCACGCTCTTCGGAAAGCTCGACGAGCCCGCGTACCCGATCGAGTCGTACCTCGACGGCTACGCCAAGATCGTCGCCAGCCTGGATGTCCTGGAGAACGCGGGCCGCAGGCGGCGCGTGCTGGTCATCACGGGCGACCCCATCGGCGCACGGATGGCCGGCCCGGCGATCCGGTCGTGGCACATCGCGGGCGAGCTCGCCCACGAGCACGACGTGCGGCTGCTGTCGATGACGTCGGTGTCTCCGGTCGACGCGCCGTTCGAGCTCGCGACGATCTCGCACCACCATCCTTCGACGGTCGTCGAGCACGAGAAGTGGGCGGACGTGATCGTCCTCCAGGGGAACGCGCTCGCGCTGTTCCCCGCGCTGGCCAAGTCGCAGAAGATCCTCGTGGTCGACGTCTACGACCCGATGCACCTCGAGCAGCTCGAGCAGGGCCGCGGCAACACGTTCAAGCAGTGGAACAAGCAGATCGGCGACGCCACCGAGACGCTCAACCAGCAGCTCGACCAGGGCGACTTCTTCCTCTGCGCCAGCGACAGGCAGCGTCACTTCTGGCTCGGCCAGCTCGCTGCGCTCGGCCGGATCAACGCCTACACGTACTCGCGCGACCCCGAGCTGGACTCGCTCATCGCCGTCGCCCCGTTCGGGATCCCGTCGGAGGACCCGGAGCAGACCGAGCACGCCATCCGCGGAGCGGTCCCCGGGATCGCACAGGACGACAAGGTCATCGTCTGGGGCGGCGGCATCTACAACTGGTTCGACCCCCAGACGCTGATCAGGGCTGTCGCGCAGCTCGCGGAGCGTCACGACAACCTCCGCCTCTTCTTCATGGGCGTGAAGCACCCCAACCCGGACGTGCCGGAGATGGAGGCCGTCTCGCAGGCGCGCGTCCTCGCCGAGCACCTGGGCCTGCTCGGGAAGAACGTGTTCTTCAACGAGAGCTGGGTCCCGTACGAGGAGCGCCAGAACTACCTGCTCGACGCCGACCTCGGCGTCTCCACCCACTTCCAGCACGTCGAGACCACCTTCTCGTTCCGCACGCGGATCCTCGACTACCTGTGGGCGGGGCTGCCGATCGTGACGACCGCCGGCGACTCGTTCGGCGACCTGGTCGCCAAGGAGGGGCTCGGCGCGTCGGTGCCGGAGCGTGACGTGGACGCGCTCGCCGAGGCGATCGAGCAGTACCTGTTCGATGCGGAGGCCGTCGCCTCCGCGCGCGCCGCCGTCGCGAGGGTCCGCGAGGACTTCCGCTGGAGCCGCGCGCTGGCGCCGCTGATCGAGTTCTGCCGGCGCCCGGTCCGCGCGGCCGACAAGGACGTGAACTCGAAGTCCTCCGCGAGCAAGGCCGTGAAGAAGGTCCAGGTGGTCCCTCGGACCGGGATCCGCCGCGACCTGGATCGGGCCGCGTACTACCTGCGCGAGGGTGGCGTGTCGGCGGTCATGGAGCGGTACAAGGCGCGCAACGAACGGCGCAAACAGGCGTCCGAGCTGTAACCGGCGGCACCCGAACGGGGGTGTGCTTTGCGCGCGTGAGCGGCAGAAAACGCAAGCATTTCGCGTGGTGAGCCAATAGGCTGGACGAAACGTTCCATCCTGCGGGTCTCACTGGGGCCATTCTCACCGGGTGAGGAGAACCGGAAATGACTCCGAAACGCGTCGTCGCGAGCACACTCGTGCTCCTGGTCGCCATCGCGGCCGCCGTCATGGGCGGCTGGTCCGTGCCCGACCGCGCCGACGCGCTGTCCGGCTCCGACTTCGATCCGTCCAACATCATCTCGGACGCCAACTTCTACAACGCGAACGCGATGACCCAGGCGGAGGTCCAGTCCTTCCTGAGCTCGAAGGTGTCGTGCCAGACGAGCTCGTGCCTCGCGGTCGGCCAGTTCGCCACGTCGAGCAGAGCGGCGGACGCCATGTGCAACGCCTACGCAGGCGGGGGCACGGAGTCCACTGCGGCGATCATCTTCAAGGTGCAGCAGGCGTGCGGCATCAGCGCGAAGGTCATCCTGGTCACCCTCCAGAAGGAGCAGGGTCTGATCACGACGGCGGCCCCGACCACCGGGCAGCTCAACAAGGCGATGGGCTACGCGTGCCCGGACACCTCCGGGTGCGACACCTCCTACTACGGAGTGTTCAACCAGATCTACAGCGCCGCCCACCAGCTCGTGCGCTACGGCAATCCGCCTGGCACGTCGAACTACTTCACCTGGTTCCCGGTCGGCTCGCCCTCTGCGGTGCGCTACAGCCCCAGCCCCGGCTGCCCGGCGCCGGTCATCACGATCAAGAACCTGGCGACGGCCGCGCTGTACTATTACACGCCCTACCAGCCGGACCAGGCCGCGCTCGCGAACCTGTACGGCGCAGGCGGTTCCTGCTCCAGCTATGGCAACCGCAACTTCTGGGTCTACTACAACCAGTGGTTCGGCTCGCCCACCGGGACGGTGGATCCGCTCGCCAGCCTGGACGACGTCTCCGTCCGCTACACCGACACCGGCGCGGGCATCCTGGTGTCCGGCTGGGCGATCGAGCGGTCGGCTCCGGCGACCACGGCGCTGGTGGACATCTACATCGACCAGCCCAACGGGACGACCAAGGGCTACGAGATCAAGGCGAACGCCTCCCGCCCGGACGTCGGAGCGGTCTATACGGCCGCCGGGCCGAACCACGGCTACCAGTCGACGTTCCCCGCGACGCTGCCGGGAAACTACAACGTCTGCGTCTTCCCGATGACCGGCGGCGCAGGGGGATGGCTCCTCGGCTGCCGTTCGGTGACCGTGAACGGCACCGCGGCGGTCGGCAGCCTCGACTCCGTCGGCGCGACGGCGACGGCGACCGGCGCCACCCTCACCGCGAGCGGCTGGGGCTTCGACCCGACGTCGCCGGCGACCTCCGCCACGGCGACCGCGACGGTGACGGGCCCGACCGGGGCGAAAGCGACCGCGACCGCTCTGGCGTCCGGCTCGCGTCCCGACGTCGCCGGGGCCTATCCGGCCGCCGGGGCAGCGCACGGGTTCTCGCTGCCGGTCACCGTGCCGGCGGGACCGGCCGGCGCCTACCAACTCTGCGTGACGATCTCCGGCCACACGGCGGCGGGCAAGGCCGACGCGTCGGTCGGCTGCCGCACCGTGCAGCTCGGCGCGAGCAATCCGGCCGGTGTCCTGGACTCCGCCACGATCTCGCTCGGCGCGGACGGCCGCACCTCGATCCTGTTCAGCGGGTGGGCGATCGACAACGCGTGGCTCAGCACGAGCATCCCCGTCGACGTGTACATCGACAGGCCGAACGGCACCACCGCGGCGCAGCGCGTCCCGACGACCGGGTCGCGCAACGACATCGCGCGCATCTACCCCGGGGCCGGAGCAGCGCACGGCTTCTCCGGATCGCTCGTGCTCTCGCAGCCCGGCACGTACAACGTCTGCGGGTTCGCGATCGGGCAGTCCCCGTTCGGCGCCGCCAACGCGATGATCGGGTGCCTCCCGGTCACCGTCCCCCAGGTCACTCCGATCGGGTCGCTCGACGGCTTCTGGATGTCGGCGAGCGCGGGAGCGCCCCAGGTCAACGCCTCAGGGTGGGCGCTCGACCAGGGCGCGCCGGGGACCTCGATCCCCGTCGACCTGTACCTCGACAAGCCGGACGGGACCGT
This genomic stretch from Leifsonia sp. EB41 harbors:
- a CDS encoding glycosyltransferase domain-containing protein; protein product: MSGRRAVYTALLGGYEELLEQPVASQTDIPFICFTDDPALTSETWRIVLVEPMFPLDLVRSQREFKIRGHEDVAGFEETLYIDNSVLLKKTPDEILDAWLADADYGVSLHSYRERVIDEFDEVVALNYDDAARVQEQLLHYADLYPDLIQQHPYWNGMIARRNTPQVQAAMERWFDHVLRYSRRDQLSANVTLSLSGLRVNGVELENFESDLHSWPVEVARKIHLGKNNKRNAGPLLAEVARLKRETAELSQQLADQADDHRLLEETRRELHETHLTAAREQARIEAEWRGQLQGVLTSTSWKASAPIRWIGDSAKRMRARGIND
- a CDS encoding glycosyltransferase family 2 protein, with amino-acid sequence MSSPVPSRATAVVTVSYNSSGELGGFLDSVAGGQLAPHTYIADNLSADLDATTAIAAAHDATVVEVGENRGYGGAVNAAASALPDEVRYILVSNPDVRLSPDTVRVLVQALEDRPELGAVGPRVLNVDGTPYPSARSFPSLRTGVGHAVFFSLWPRNPWSRRYLSHKDGSLEPRTVDWLSGSCVMVRRSAFDQLGGFDEGYFMYFEDVDLGYRLAKAGWKRLFLPTTSVVHSGAHSTTTESAKMIRAHHDSAYRYLSRKYSGPLLAPLRWILRLGLDLRAAYLTRRGA
- a CDS encoding ABC transporter ATP-binding protein, whose amino-acid sequence is MTDIPLIRVDDVSKRFVMHKEKSLKERILNFSASRKHRDDFWALRDISLDIDMGSTVGLVGHNGSGKSTLLKVIGGIIEPTSGSVSRRGRMAALLELGAGFHPDLTGRENVYLNAAILGLTRKQTDKYFDAIVDFSGIEDFIDTQVKFYSSGMYVRLAFAVAVHVDPDLLLVDEVLAVGDEPFQRKCMDKIEEFQREGRTIVLVSHSAEQVGRLCDRVVVLNHGHLIHDGSPTEGLRVLRQGFEQQRIDHDAAHPGTVAPKTATIDSIVALPRVAGVVDTSREPADKSEAILLEPASDLVIRYRYRLTAQQEPLAAGIAIETATGLGVYGLNTKMLETTIPADPGLHEVDFVIDRNALGAGTYSVRGSLEEVAGTSLDRLTPASTFEIAPYEIGSGIVRLDASAVVVGAEAEVPSGLSAR
- a CDS encoding dTDP-4-dehydrorhamnose 3,5-epimerase family protein; protein product: MQIRELSIPDAYEITPVQHADDRGLFFEFYRFDRLEEAVGHSLDLKQGNTSVSRRGSVRGVHFADIPPSQAKYVMAPRGAVLDFVIDIRVGSPTFGQWDSVLLDDTDRRAIYVAEGLGHCFVALTDDATVSYLVTDVYSPGREHGINPLDGDIALEFPVPADDLLLSAKDTDAPGLLQAKDSGLLPTWDAARAFYASLNDK
- the rfbB gene encoding dTDP-glucose 4,6-dehydratase — its product is MKILVTGGAGFIGSNFVRRTLQDAYPGLEGAEVVVLDALTYSGNLANLAPVADSPRYTFIKGDIRDGGLLDELFPTIDAVVHFAAESHVDRSVRDASIFVETNVLGTQQLLDAALRNKVERFVHVSTDEVYGSIAEGSWAEDRPLEPNSPYSASKAGSDLLARSYFRTHGLNLSITRCSNNYGPYHFPEKVIPLFVTNLIDDKHVPLYGEGNNIRDWLHVDDHTRGIAMVLVNGRAGEIYNIGGGTELTNKELTQLLLDATGRDWSYVDRVADRLGHDLRYSVDISKIQNELGYEPLVPFQQGLADVVQWYRDNRDWWEPLKARAALDN
- the rfbA gene encoding glucose-1-phosphate thymidylyltransferase RfbA encodes the protein MRGIILAGGSGTRLWPITKGISKQLMPIYDKPMVYYPLSTLMMAGINEILIITTPEYNEQFRALFGDGSQLGIRLEYAVQPSPDGLAQAFIIGEEFIGDESVALVLGDNIFHGTGLGSSLRQHNDIDGALIFAYQVSDPTAYGVVEFDDNFTAVSIEEKPVRPKSKYAVPGLYFYDNSVVQIAKTIEPSARGELEISTVNERYLESGKLQVQVLDRGTAWLDTGTFESMMQASEYVRVIEDRQGFKVGCVEEVAWRAGWIDDQRLAELAAPLVKSGYGQYLTRLLEG
- a CDS encoding NAD-dependent epimerase/dehydratase family protein is translated as MVTGGAGFIGSTLVSALLGRGDEVVVVDALTPYYDPALKRAALDAVAGPGLTVVEADLNTLDLAPVLEGADAVVHLAGQPGVRKSWGDDFVAYTRANVDATQRVLESIVRTSPGTRFLYASSSSVYGQAETYPTHEEMLPRPLSPYGVTKLAGEHLTGLYAESFGVQTAAFRFFTVYGPRQRPDMAFTRFLGAARDGSPITVYGTGEQIRDFTFVGDIVDALIAGLDATSALPRVMNLSGGSSVSVNEVLDTIAAVTGERLDVQRLDPVRGDVFRTGGDSARAREALGWEPKVALEEGLRRQWEWIRSL